From a region of the Triticum aestivum cultivar Chinese Spring chromosome 7D, IWGSC CS RefSeq v2.1, whole genome shotgun sequence genome:
- the LOC123167463 gene encoding probable inactive leucine-rich repeat receptor kinase XIAO codes for MALPPALLLLLLLQLLCLLLLGAGAALHERDAAALRDVRAGLRDLPGSRFFESWDDDASAPCAYAGVVCAPDEDDPSGALLRVSVLTLGTGLSDSPGMAGSVPASLASLTALTDLVLYPGRVGGSIPEGIGSGLRRLRLLSLSGNQLTGPVPESLAGLPELHTLDLGNNRLEGTIPSGLLLPSSPSLKVLILANNVGLSGQIPDQFPSSQLFHVDLSRNAITGTLPPLPPTIRYFSVAGNSMEGSLDGAFAGNGQGPADLAFLDLSMNDFSGSIPPEVFALPSASSLLLSRNNFTGSLAVPAAPASATPPWSVVDVSHNGLTGEVPEALAAAGSLYVNNNKISGEVPEAVARSVFDGRMTTFYAQHNFLTGFPVPPTPLPDSAALCLSYNCMDLPSASAADGCPTIGGPLESRPADQCRSSGGDG; via the coding sequence ATGGCGCTACCCcctgccctcctcctcctcctcctcctccagctgcTCTGCCTCTTGCtgctcggcgcgggcgcggcgcTGCACGAGCGCGACGCGGCGGCGCTCCGGGACGTGCGGGCCGGCCTGCGGGACCTGCCGGGGTCGCGCTTCTTCGAGTCCTGGGACGACGACGCGTCCGCCCCGTGCGCCTACGCCGGCGTCGTGTGCGCGCCCGACGAGGACGACCCGTCCGGCGCGCTCCTCCGCGTGTCGGTGCTCACGCTCGGCACCGGCCTCTCCGACTCCCCCGGCATGGCCGGCAGCGTCCCGGCCTCGCTCGCCAGCCTCACCGCGCTCACCGACCTCGTCCTCTACCCGGGCCGTGTCGGCGGCTCCATCCCGGAGGGCATTGGGTCGGGTCTCCGGCGCCTCAGGCTCCTCTCGCTGTCCGGGAACCAGCTCACCGGGCCCGTGCCCGAGTCCCTGGCGGGGCTGCCGGAACTGCACACGCTCGACCTCGGCAACAACCGCCTCGAGGGCACGATTCCCTCCGGGCTGCTGCTGCCGTCGTCCCCGAGCCTCAAGGTGCTCATCCTGGCCAACAATGTCGGCCTCTCCGGGCAGATTCCCGACCAGTTTCCCAGCTCGCAGCTGTTCCACGTCGACCTGAGCCGGAACGCGATAACCGGCACGCTCCCGCCGCTGCCACCGACGATCCGGTACTTCTCCGTAGCCGGGAACTCGATGGAGGGGAGCCTCGACGGAGCCTTCGCCGGCAACGGCCAGGGCCCAGCCGACCTGGCATTCCTCGACCTGTCGATGAACGACTTCTCGGGCTCGATCCCGCCGGAGGTGTTCGCGCTCCCGAGCGCGTCGTCGCTGCTCCTGTCCCGCAACAACTTCACGGGGTCGCTGGCCGTGCCGGCGGCGCCCgcgtcggcgacgccgccgtggtcAGTGGTGGACGTCAGCCACAACGGCCTCACGGGCGAGGtcccggaggcgctggcggcggcggggagccTGTACGTGAACAACAACAAGATCTCCGGCGAGGTCCCGGAGGCGGTGGCCCGCAGCGTGTTCGACGGGCGCATGACGACCTTCTACGCGCAGCACAACTTCCTGACGGGGTTCCCGGTGCCGCCGACGCCGCTGCCGGACTCCGCGGCGCTGTGCCTCTCCTACAACTGCATGGACCTCCCCTCCGCCTCCGCGGCCGACGGGTGCCCCACGATCGGCGGGCCCCTGGAGTCCAGGCCCGCGGACCAGTGCCggagcagcggcggcgacggctga